CATCGAAAACGGAATATTATTCCGTTTTCTTACCCTAATATCGCCATTAATCAGAATTATATACGGACAAGACAGACAACTTTCCCTTATATATATATCCGCTTGTCTTGTCTGTCTTATCCGTTGTCCAAATTTTCTATAAGCGGGGTTTATCTATTCGGCCTATACCGGGCGATCTGTAAAGGGAAACGGGTACTACTATTCGACAACTTTTTGAGGACTTTCTAAGGACTTTACGACAATAGGGCTGTTTTTCGGGTAGGACTTTTCGACAACTTTTTTAGCTAGCTTTACATATAATAGATTATATAACAAAGCATGAATATTTGGATTCGGCGATTACTGTGGGTAGCTGTAGTCACCGTTCTGCATCTCTTTACGGTTCTATTATTATCTTTTTTGTTCTTCAATTTTGGGCCTACACCGAAATGGCAGACTGTTATAGCTAGTATACTCTGTCCTTCCTCTGCTCTGTTGCCTTGGCCTGAAGAATACATTTTTACACGTTTGATCTGTGATGCTTTAATCTGGGCTGCTTCAAGTCGCGTTATATTTGAATTAATGAAACTTGGCAGGAGTAGATTAACATAACGGCACTTATAAAACAATTTTAAACATCGTATCTATATGACTTCAATAATCATTTCGCGGTATCTTTATCTTTTCAATAGCAAGAATCAGTAGATCGTTTTCTATATGTTCGCCTTCCAAACATGCCTCCAAATACTCGTGGGTGCTGTTCCAAATGGAGTATCGTAACCTTCGAGTTTTGTCATATAGATCAATATATTCGTCGTTTCCCTTTTTCAAATAACGCCACTCTGCTTTAATCTCTCCTTTCACAAGCTCCCCTAACAATACTCCAAGTTCGCTAGCAATGTCAATTAAACCTTTGTTTTTAATGTATGACACTATTTTTTGGTGTAAGTTTTGATAATAAGTTTCATCGGTTTCGTCAATGTTAAAGCCAATGGCATTATTTAAGACATCGATATAATATTGAGCATACTTCTCTAAATCTTTCATTTTATTGTCTAATGGAACATCTTTTGTGATTTTCAATAGCTTTATTATAGCATCTTTATTTTTATTGAAAATAGTTATGTCTTCAAAAACCAAGCTATCTCCATATCCACTCGCCATAGCCATTACTTTCCCATTATTTAAGGAAAATATTGTGATTGGAATATTGAATAATGTTTCTTCAACATATGAAGTGAAACCAGTCTTGATAAGATAATCAAGAGAATCTTGAAATTTAAGTAATTTGACTTTTTCCATGACTAAGTTTAAAAAGGAGAAGATTAGAATAATCAAAAATATCCCTTTACATAAAATTAGTTATAAAACCCGTCTGGAAATTATACAAAATACAAACGGTGGCCAAATGAGCCACCGTTTGTATTTAAAGAATATTATTGATTCAGCACTTTCAGGCTTATGGGTTGGCCGATGTGTTCAATGATTCGCCGGGCTACTCTGGGCGGGAATACCTGTTTACCTTTCGCTTTCCAACCAATCTCCTGCTTTATCTCCTCAATCCACGATTCAAATACTTCGATAGAAACCCCGTCGTACATCGTCAAAAAATCCTGTTTGCAAAATTTGGCTTGGGTCTTAACTCCGGTTTTCTCGCTCATATTGGTACTAACTAGGGTTTTCGGGCGAATTGTCCGACTAAGTTACTTATACCTAAATCAATAGCAAAATCAATACTAATCTTGTGTCGTTCAACACAGCAAGGTTAGTATGGCTGACATTAATACTGTTTACGCTGGCATACTGGAATACTTCGACCCAAAGGCTGATAGTGGTGTCCCAAACTTTAACGGGAATATCTTCAATCCAGAAGGTACTAATAAATGGCTCGAAGAAATGCCGTTCTGGTCTGAACTGGATGCAATCAATAAAGCATCTAGTTCAACCATTCAAGCGGTTAAGGTAGCCTATACGGGTACGACTCAGACCGAACGAAACCAGTGGTTAACCGACCGGATTACGGCTATTGATAACCGGGTTTCCTTCATAAAAGGCCGGGTTAACCAACTGCTTAACAGTTTAAAGAATTGGGGTGATCCTACCTATGATGCCTTGCTAAAAACGTTTAATGCGGCTGTTTCGACGGTTCCGGTTGTGGGACAAGTGGTCAATTACTTCGTCGGTAAGCAGCAAACGGCGCAAGCTATTCAACAGCTTCAAGTACAGCAACTTATAAAGGAGTACACGGCAGACCTGTACCAAACCGGGGAAATCCGGGCCGCACTGGTGAAGGAGCTAAAAGCGGCTCCATCGACAACCACCAAACCAGACCTTACCGGACAAGCTGGCGCACCAAACCCGAACGCTATTTATTACTGGCTGGCTGGTTTCGCGCTCCTGTTCCTGCTGTTTGTCTATCTCAAAAAACGCAACCGTCGTAAGCGATGAACAAGAAAGGTTTCATACTCATAGCGGCTATCGCTTTACTAGTCCTTTGGATTCTTTACAAGGTCAACACAGCCCAACGACTCATTTTTGACTTGGGAGTACCGCAACAGATTTCCATACAATCGGGGGCGTTGACGTTCATTTTGCCGGTTCGGATAACCAACAACTCAAGCGGTTCTATCCGTATCAAATCGGCTGATTTCGATGTGTTATCGTCGGGTAAAGTGATTGGCCGGGCGTTGGTCACTCAGGCAATTACAACCGCGCCAAAAGCCGTAACGGTAATGCCTGTTAGTGTTACCATCGGTTTGTTGGACACTATCAGTGCAGCCAGTACTATCTGGGCGTCGTTACAGGCCGGAAAAGTTAATCTGACCTTAGACGGGCTAGTTTATGCCGAACTGTTCCAATTCCCTGTAAAACAGTCCTTTGACCTGCAAAGCGACTTGCTGAAAAACTTCACCAAAATTTTCTAACGATGAATGAAGAAGTAGACCTTTCAGGCATTTCCGATGCAGACATACGGGCGTATCTGCTCGACATGGGTATCGACCCAGATAAGGCGTTAAGTGATTCGGATAAAGCCACGATTACACAAAGCAAAACGACCGCGCAACAAACGGGCAATTCTAAGCTCATCAACACGGTCAACACAATCTTAGGCTTTATCAATACCGAGATTGGCGTACTGTCGAAAAACGGGATAATCGGCAAACAACAGCTTTCCAGCACCTACCCTACGCTGGGCAATCTGGCCGGTAGCAGTTCGACCGACACCACCAACACCGACAACGCACCCGATACCAGCAACCGCGTTTTTAACATCGACTTTACCAGCCCGACCACGTTGATTATCGTTTTCGGGGTTGTTGTCCTGCTCTTTTACTTCCTCTTTTTTAAACCAAAATCTAAAAATGGCAAACGTTAGAATTGCTCAGATTGGGCAGGTACGGGCCAACCGACCTATCTACGAAATCGCATTGAATGGGCGCAAATTCGCGGCTATTGTGAACTACGCGAATCAGGTAGAGTTTGCAGGCCCGGCAGTTATCCGAAGTCTTGGAATTTCGTCGATTTACGCCGATACGCTCGAACGCTCCCTAAACACCGAAATCGTTTCGGCGCTGGGTTTTACGGGTTCGCAGACCTTTTACGATAGCCGGTTTCCGTATCAGCAAATAGGCACCGGACTAGCCTTTGTTACGGACTTCCTGCCGTATCTGGGTTGGAAATCGCTTAACCCGGCCAGCTTCGTAAATCGGGTTATTTAATCACCTTCTCTTTCCTCTTTTTTACCAGTAAACAACAAATACAATGGCAGATGTAAAGATTTCCCAGATGGGGCAACAGTCCGCTAGTTTACCCTTTTACGAAGCGGTGCTGACAACAACCGGACGAAAGTATGTTATCGGTTGCGATGGTGGCGGGGTTATGCTCGTTAAAACCCGGCAATGGCTCCTGAACATGGGCTATGCTCAGGCTTTGGCAAACCAGTTTGAAGACGGGGCCGATGCCGATATTAAAGCGGCTCTCAAACTGAGTGCCAGCAACACCACCAATTTAGATAGCCGTTTCCCGGTTGCTAGTCTGGGTGATGGTTTCCAAATGGTTACAGGTTACGACCGTACAACGGGCTGGGCATCTGGCTACCCTAAAGATACCATTACGACAACTTGGGGGGCTTCTGGCTCTGGTTCGTCGGGTTCAGGTAGCGGTTCGTCGGGTTCGGGTAGTGGTTCGTCTGGCTCCGGTTCATCGGGTTCGGGTGGCTCGACCGATACGGGCGGAACTGTGACCTACCAAGCCGCAACGATTGGCGAACAGATAACGACCTTCCTATCGAACTACTGGTGGGTAGTGGTTATTCTGGCTCTGCTCCTGCTCTGGAATCCAATCATTGCTCCAGCGTTGGGCATGGGTAAAAAGCGTAAACGCTCCTATCGGTAAGAACCAACAAGGGCAACGTCAATAAGGCCCAACAACGGAGCCGGGCAATGTCAATAAGACCCGGCCATATATCAACCTCATTCATTTTTTAACCTCTCTTACAGCAATGGCAAAAGCACCTAAAAAGCCTAAAAAATCGGCTCCTATTTCGTCTTGGGAACGGTATGATGAAAAGAAGGCTCAGTTCGATAAGGACAAGCGAAAAAAAGACGCGCTGATTAAGAAGCACTCTAAGTAAGTCAATAGCCCGGCTCTATCATCGGGGCCGGGCTAAACCTCTAAGCCGATGGACAATACACAGGACGCAATCAGCTACTTACGCCATTACAAAACCCCGTTTTGGCGGATAATGAACGGTTCGGCTAAGGTTGGCGAGTATGCCGCAAACGACAACTTAGAACAGTCGATTGCAGACTTTCAAACGGCCTTAACCTTCCTTCCGGCTGGCACGTACAAGCTCAAAGCCGCAGACAAACCCGATAAGTACAACGGGGCATTTGAAACCACCTTCACCAAAGGCCAAAACAGCCCGGCTATGCAACAAAATTCGTTTCAGGCTCCATCTACCAATGCTTACGGAATTCCTGACCACGTAAAGCGGGAAATTGAAGCACAGGCCCGTAAAGACTTTATGCTCGAACAGCTAACCAATGAGGTTCGGGAATTAAAGGAAACAGTTCGAAAAATCGAACAATACCTTAAAGAAGATGCAGACGGAGACGGTACACCCGACATTTTCCAGACCGCTAAAAATGCAGCCGACACGGTGCAAAAGGTTGGCGAAATCAAGAAAGTATTCACCGGCTCAAGTGTCTTTGGTGACTGATCTAGCCAAAGCCCTACAAGCCTATTATAACCTCAAAAATGGAACAAACTACTAAGCAAATCGAACTTACCCAGGAATACGTTTTGAGTCAATTAAAGCGACTCTATAAAGCCTTAGAGAAATCCTTTAGTAATCCCGATGCACCGGGCGAAGGTTCAGTAAAAGCTATTGAAATAATTGAAAATCTGGCGGATATGATCGAAGAAGACCCGACCATGATTAAGGCCGTTCTGACCGAAAACAACCTACGCGCTCTGAAATCTTTGCAGGAGAAACAAGCAAAAGGGGGCGTTGGCATTCTCGACTTCTTCAATGCTTTCCCCGACATCGGCAACGCTGTCAAGCAATCGTTTAACCCGTTCAAAAAGTAATGGAAACTAACTCGTTCAAATCGCAAATCGACGTTAACAAAGTGCTGTTCTGGGTACTACTGCTTTATCTGTTCTGGCAGATAAAACGCGGCTGGGATAAGAGCAAAACGCAGGTATATTCGGAGAATGCCGGTTCTGATCTGTCTACCCAACAGGCTATCCAATTTCGGCAAGCCATGAACCCAAGCGGTTCAGGTTGGCTAATGAGCTTTGACGGAACCGATACCGCGTCCATTCTGGCAACGGCGGCACAAATCAAAAGTTTTGCCGATGTGTCACAGGCGTACCGGGCGTTGTACGGTGACGATCTGACCAGCGATCTAACGAACGAGTTGAGCCGGGAAGATTTGGCCCAATTATGGGCAATCATCAACGGAACGAAGGCCACCACGACCACCGGGGGAACCAGCACCGGAACAACATCCGGCACGACCACCAGCCAACCCACAACCACTACCCCAACGGGCAAAACGGTAACAGCTACTACTACAGCCAATATCCGAATTGATAAAGCTCCCTACGCCGTAGAAACAGACTTCTTAGGCCGAAACATTCAGGCTAAGAAAGGACAGGTACTTGGTAAATACGTCTCGGAAAAAGTCATTCCCGATGTACCCAACAAAGGCAACCGAAACACCTTTGTTCGTTATGCCGAAACCTCATTAGGCGGTTTAGTTACCTCCTATCACTGGATAGTTAAAACCGCAGTCTCGATTAAATAACGACTTATGGCACTGGCATACGAAAGCAAAGTACCGGCTTCTTACCGGGCGGCATTTGTCGAAAAGGTTAAGGCGATCTGCTTAAGGCTGGGGATAAATCCAGATTGGCTAATGATCGTGATGGACTTTGAGAGTGCGGGCAAATTCACATCAACCGTAACCAATTCAGGTTCCGGGGCCGTTGGTTTAATCCAGTTTACCGAAAGCGGCATTAGTGGTTTAGGGGTTACGCTGGCGCAATTGAAGGCCATGACCGCCGTACAACAATTGGACTATGTAGAGAAGTATCTAACGCCCTACAAGTCAAAGTTTGCAACGGTCTATGATGTGTACCTAGCGGTGTTTGCCCCGGCTTATCTGGGTAAACCTGATGCAACTATCGTCTATACGAAATCGGCAACCACCGACATTGGTAAACGTCGGTATGAGTTAAATAAAGCCTTAGACACGAATGGAGACGGAAACATTACCATTTGGGAAATCAAACAGGTAATCAGAAACCGGGTTCCTATTACGGTCGATTCGGGCGTAAGTCCCGAAAACAAAGTCCTGCCAATTCTGGCACTCATAGTAGTTTCTTTCCTCTTTTTTAACCGTTCATAAAATGGCAAAATTGTTCACCTCGATTACTGAATCCGGGCAGGTTGTGGCACCCGTTGCGGCAAAATCAACGCTCATCAATACGGGTAGCCGGAATATGTTTCTAACTACTACCGAAACCGATACGGCGTTAAGTGGCTTATCCGACGAAGCCAAACAAGGCGTAAAGAATGCACTCTATGGCATTAAGCCAGGCGAAGCTAAAAGCCTAGCGGCAGGTACGTACAATCTCACTTTAGATTGGAGTGGCAGTGCCGTTTTTCTGGTTGAAAGTTAAGCCGCACCAGCACTGACCCGATAGGTTAATCAACAACTTTCCTCTCACTGTCTAACAGGTTCAAATCATGACAAAACAATTTGTAAAACGCAGTCAATTTCAGTTCATTACGCTTGCGCCGGGGGTTGCTCAAACGCTCGATGTACAAGGCGACGAAGTCTATATTACGGTTGACCATGCATCAACCGCATCCATTCTTTTTGCAACGGCGCGAGAACTGGAATTTCAAAAGTTCCTAACCGCCAATAGCATAACTGCCAACAACGCGTTTACTGAAATCTACATGACCAATGCGAATAAACGTGTCCCCATAGGCACGACAGTAGACGCAGCATCAGCGGCAATTGGCTATAATATCGACCCTAATTTTTCACTTTACGGCTATAAGGAAAAGATAAGCCTGCGCATTCATCCTTCTTCGGCGTCCGGGGCTGCAAACGTTCGGATACTGATTGAAACGGTTCACTACGTTCCGGCTGACATGATAGCCGCTTAATGGCCGGTTCATCCGCTTAGTCCTTCACAGGCCGGGGCCACCGTCCCGGCCTTTTCTCTGTTCAACCTTCCTCTTTTTATGAAACCGTTTCTATTCGTACTGCTGGCAGTACCTACCCTTCTATTTGCCCATCCGCCAACCAATGCCCCTAACGGCTTGCTCTATGCCGATAGAGTACCAGCTCCCTACCGGGCCGCGTTTGTCGCTCAGGTAACGGAAATAGCCGGACGATTGCAGGTTAAACCCGAATGGCTGATGGTTGTGATGTGCTTTGAAACGGCGGGAACGTTTCGGGCAAACATCAAAAATCCCTATTCCGGGGCCGTTGGTCTGATCCAGTTTACCAAATACGGTATCCGACGTTTAGATACCACCGTTGGCAAATTAGGCCGGATGGATGCCATCGAACAGCTTGTTTGGGTAGAGCGATATTTTGCCCCCTATGCCGGGCAAATGCACAGCGTTTACGATTGCTATATCGTAGTATTTGCCCCGGCTTATCTGGGTAAACCTGACCGGCAAGTATTGTACCGCGCTGATGGGCCAACGGCTTTAGACCGTAGGCGATACCGCTATAACAAAACGCTCGATACCAACCGCGACGGGCTAATTACCATAGCCGATGTAAAGAGCCAGATACGGCGGTTGGTTCCTTCCACTATTTAATCAGTCCTACACATGAGAACCTACGAAATCGAAGATAAAGAAGCCGAATTAAAGGCCGAATTAGCCCGGCTTGCGTTAGAGAAAACCCAACAGGCCGAACGCGAACGGGAAGAGAAACTAGACCAGATTGCCGGGTATGAAGAACAGGCCCAAATCTACCGCCAACAGGCCGTAAAAGCCTTATCCGACGATGACAAACAACGGCTTTACCGCTATGCCGATGATGCCGAAACACAGGCCCAAGAATTACGAAAAGAGCTAGGTTTAGTGACTCCTGAACAATTGCAGGATGATGAAACCGACAAACAAAAAAAGACCCGGTATCGGTTAACTGATCTGCTCCGTAAAGCTCTGTTTTTCTACCTGACCTACTTGCTAGGCGACTACGGTAGTGCTATCGTCGAACAGGGTTTTTTGTCCTTTGCGCTCAAGTCCGTAACATCTATTTTCTATGCCGTTACGATTACCTTGGGCGGTTCATGGTTGGCTTACTCCATATTGTCTCCGTTCCTTTCCGAGTACATTCTAAAGGACGTTCGCGCCGATTTTAAACAGGCTGGACCAACGGTTCGGCTTGCCCTCCTGCTGGGTTTGTTCTTTTCCATTCTGTTCGTTCTGGCAACGCTGGCAACTCATGGCAACTAACCTAACCCTAACCGCACCGTATGAACAATGCGTTTACCAGCGCAATGCCGATAACAGTGCCTTAATTCCGATAACAGGCAATGCACCGGGGGCAAGCGAAGTAACAGCAACCTTTGAGGCTGTGCTGGTTGGCGACGTTCAGACGTTAGCCAATGCCGTTCCGATTACGGCTACTATTCCGGTAAATGCTGACGGTTCGTTTTCTAACAGCGTATCGGTTCCGGGCGGCTGGTACAAACTCACCGTTTCGGCTGGCAGTCAACAGGCAGTTATCAGTCGGGTAGGCGTTGGCGAAGTGTTCATAAAATTCGGACACAGCTATATGGACGGGGGGCATGATGCTACCCACCAGCTACCAGCCAACGACGAACGGGTAATTACCTTGCTCGATGACATGGTAAGCCGCAATTACCAGTTTGGTAAGCTAACCGGAAAGGTTGGGCCAATGAACGGCACTCCTGATGCTTGGGGACAATTTGGCGATCTGCTGGTAAAACGGCTCAACGTGCCGGTACTGATCTACGGTTGTGCGTATGGCGGTTCTAACCTGAAGATGAATTTAGAAGTTATTCACGGTTTACCCCTTACCCACGAACCACCGGGCTATGCCGGGCCACAAAGCCGCCAACCCTTTGCACCCTTAGAAACCGTTCTAACCAACTACGTGCCTAAAACTGGCGTTCGTGCCATTCTGGTAGAGCATGGATATAACGACCGGGGAACCAGCCGGGAAACCTTTCTAAGCGAACTGAACGAGTTCTTTAGCTATGTGCGCCAACATTGGCAAGTAGACCGTTTGCCGATTGTGATGGTACAAGAACAGTTAACCGCCGTTCCTGGCTCCTTGTATGACATTCCGACCGCGCAGGCACAGCAAGATTTTATGGCAACCTTTCCAGCCGTTTGGAAAGGGCCGGATTTTAACGGTTCGGCATGGGACGGGCTATTTACCAACCATGACCATTTATACGGGTATATGATTGATCTGTTTGCCCAACAATGGGCCGATAGCCTAACCCCTTCATTTTTTGCCCAATCTATACCCTATCTGGCTAAAGATGTTCCGGCCATGATCGACAGTAGTACCGATGCCGTAGCCAACGCACCGACTGGCATACAGGCCATTGATTGGGTACTATTGATCTTTACGGGTATCGTGTTCGTGCTGTTCTACATCCGACGCAACCGAACGATAGGTATAAGTTTTTTACTGCTGGCTCTCCTGTGTTTGGCTCGATTAGTCCGGTAGTGTTCCATGAAGCAGATAACAGCCGGGGCGTTGCTCTGGCTGTTTCTTAAACCACCTATTCGTATGATAGCAGATTTAGAAAAGGCAGGGATATTCCGGCAGATAACGACCGAAAACCGGCCTACGTTGGTCTTAGCGGCTCCGTTGCTGATTACCGTTACACCGGCTGTTCTGAAATCTTTACATAAGGCTTATCCCAAAAGCTCAGAAACCGGGGGCGTTCTGTTTGCCTATCCCGATGCTCAGGCCCGAACGCTCAGGATTACCAAATGGGTACAACTACCGAACCTGCTAGACGATCCACGAAAAGCCTATGCAACCAGCAAAACCGCGTTAAGCTCTGTTTTATCGGATTGCATCAATTCGGGGGCTTTACCGATTACCTTCCATACGCACCCTGTAACCGACACAGGTGATACAGCCTATGATAGTCAAGGTATAAAGTTTTATGACCGTACCAGTTCGGCAGATAGGCACAATTCGTACTTACCAATTACTATCGAAGGCCGTACCGTCGTAATGCCATCGGCTTTGTTAGTTGGCGATAATAAGGATGCCACCAGCACCCATATAAGCCTGTACAGTGGATTTATTGCGCCAATGTCGTTACGGGCGTTACGCGATGCCGAAAAGTACTATTTGTTTGTTGCCGGGGGGATTCTGCTTATCCTGTTTGCGCTGGGTAAAGTTGGGCGGCATGCCGCGCTATACTGCTTACTACTGGCTTGTGTGGTGTTCTATATCGAAGAACGTAAAAGGCCGCGCTACTCGACCGATACAGACGGCAACCTGTTAATTCTGCTTCCTTAGTTTCACTTAAACTTTCCTCTATATGATTACTCAAGACAATATTACATTAAGCCAACGGCTTGCGGCTCCTACGCCTAAATTCTTCAAAACGCTCCGTACAATCGGGCTAACGTTAGCGGCTGTCGGTGGCGCCGTAATAGCCGCGCCGGTAGCTCCGATCATTGCCACCATTGGCGGGTATCTGCTCACAGCCGGAACGGTAGCCAGTGCCGTATCTAGCTTGCCCGTTGACTTTAATAAGCTGAATGAGCAACAGTAAATAGTTACTTATCTTATATTTATCAAACGAAGGGAGCTATTTCAAATAGTAGCCCCCTTCGTTTGATAAATCACTATGAAGACAGATTCTACTTTATCCCACTCTGTTCAACTAAAAAAATTATATTAGAACCTGTCAAGTTTAAGCCATATCTAGTCATATCATCACTAACAACAATTGGCGTTTGTCCTTGTCCATGTCCACTAGTTTTATTTCTAATAGTTGGCACACCACTAATCAACATATTTTGTAGTCCAGTAAATTGATTTTGTGTAAATGCAGGAACAAGATTATTCTGAAATAATATGTTAATTAAAGTACTAGCAGTATCTGTTTCTTTATAGTTCCAACCTTTTTCTTTACAAATTATCTTCATTGTGCTTTCAAAAGCTTTTAGGCATTCTGTTAAACATTCCTTGTTTCTATTATGTCTGTAATGCTCATGTGCCTTGAGATACTCTTCGTTAGCTCCTTCAAATTTTGAATTTGCCAATAAGCCCAAAACAGGTTTAACTATCTCAGAATGAACATAAGTAGAATCAACTCTAATAATTTCGTTACCCTCAAATTGATAACCAACTCCACTTTCCTTTAATCTGCAATTCAATTCATTTATTGCAGCGTCAGGCGAACATTTAATTTTATTATTCGTGGAATAGTCATCATCATCTCTTATGACCCCATTAATGAGTCCAAAAAATAGCTCTACAACATCAATAACTCTATCAACATTCGATTCTTGCTTAAAAAATAGAAAAATTCTATCGCTATAAGAGAGATTATAATTACCTACCAATGACTCTAATCCATATTCTCGACAAAGAGTATTGTGAACCCATATATATATATCGCCTGACTCCAACTCGCTTGAATATTCAGCTTCTCCTACAACATCTTGAATAATAAAAATTATTTGCATTCGTAATTTTTGTGATATTTCATCGTAGGTAAATACGTCGATTGGCCCTTCGCGAAGTAACTTTTGTCTCTTTGAGTATAAATCGTATACTGGCATACTAAAATAATTGGTTTATTCTGTTTATTTCTTCATGCTAATATAATAAATCTATTTTTAAGATGTAAAAAAGCCCAACCATTAAAGTCGGGCTTTGTGATCGAGCTAGTTAAAGCTTATTTTTTTAGGTCTCGTTCTAATACATCACTCTTTGCATCAACAAGGTGAACTGTAAGATTTACACCTCGATTACTCTCAGGCGCTTTTTCAATTCGCTCAGAGAAAGGTTCAACATTGTAGAAATAGACTTTTTCGGTTTTGTATAAATCTCCGTTTGCCTTAATGTAGTTGACATTTGCGGCTAAAAAATCAAATCTATATTTCGTAGGGTTCTGCAACTTTACTGTTATTTCTCCTAAATAGCCTACTCCATCCGATTTATAGTCGTCAATGGTAACAGTTATTTTTCTTACTTCATTTTGCACCCGTAATCGCTCTGGGGAATAGTCCAACGCGCTATCACTTGTCATCTCTTCAACCTTGTCCTGCTTAAGTTTGGGGGAATTATGCGGCTGCTTACTTGCCTTAGCTTCTACTCGTTCAGCTTTAAGCTCTTTAATTTCAGCTTCTAAATCATCAATCCTTTGTTGTTGTTTGTCATCAGCACAACAGAATAAAATAGTGGCAAGGCATAAGCCTAATAAGTACTTCATAGTGAACGGGGGTTATGGTGAACGGATTAAATAAACTTTTCATAAATCTCATCATCGGCAAAAGCGGCCAAACGACGGGTATAAATCTCCATCGTTCTATACTCCGTAAAGCCGTTTTGTAATTGCAGTTTCTTCGGATTAATACCTAGCCGGATAGCTTTAATATTGCCGGTATGCTTCCAGCCGTAGACGGTATATTTGCCCGTAATCTTTAAGTCTGTAAGGATTTTTTTGTGTCGGTGGTAAAAGTGGTTTTTACCAACCGGAACCGGGCCGGGTTTACCATCCTGACCAAAAACATAGTGTTCAGCCGGAAACGAACGAAGCTCTAAAAAGTCGATTAACTCAGT
This window of the Spirosoma aerolatum genome carries:
- a CDS encoding NDR1/HIN1-like protein; this translates as MNKKGFILIAAIALLVLWILYKVNTAQRLIFDLGVPQQISIQSGALTFILPVRITNNSSGSIRIKSADFDVLSSGKVIGRALVTQAITTAPKAVTVMPVSVTIGLLDTISAASTIWASLQAGKVNLTLDGLVYAELFQFPVKQSFDLQSDLLKNFTKIF
- a CDS encoding STM4504/CBY_0614 family protein, coding for MPVYDLYSKRQKLLREGPIDVFTYDEISQKLRMQIIFIIQDVVGEAEYSSELESGDIYIWVHNTLCREYGLESLVGNYNLSYSDRIFLFFKQESNVDRVIDVVELFFGLINGVIRDDDDYSTNNKIKCSPDAAINELNCRLKESGVGYQFEGNEIIRVDSTYVHSEIVKPVLGLLANSKFEGANEEYLKAHEHYRHNRNKECLTECLKAFESTMKIICKEKGWNYKETDTASTLINILFQNNLVPAFTQNQFTGLQNMLISGVPTIRNKTSGHGQGQTPIVVSDDMTRYGLNLTGSNIIFLVEQSGIK